The Bradyrhizobium betae genomic interval AACGACGACGTCTTGCTCATCCTGCGCTCCATTGCGTATCGCGTGCGACACGCGTTGATATCCGTTCAACGCGGCAATCTCGTTCCGATGCCCTTGGCGCGTGCCGCTTCATAGATGAAGGCCGCAGCAGCGAGATCCGCGAGGCCCGCGCCCGAAAAGATCAATGCATTGCGCTCGTCGCGATGGGTGCGCCCGGCGATGCGACCGGACACGAGATCGGCGATATCGCCGGCGAACGGTCCGTCGTAATTCAGAATTCCGTTTGGACCGGCGGTGCTCTGCTCGCGGTCGTCGGTCACGGTGCGATCGAAGGCGGCAAGACTGTCGCGTTTCCAGCCGAAGCCGAGATCCACCGAAGAGACGAAAGTCCCCGGCTCGACCCAGTTGGCGTCGAGTTGTCTGTTATCCGCCACACCATGCGGAATGGAGCTGATGACGATGTCACAGCCTTCTATCGCCGCGCGCGGATCGGACACGGCGCGAGCTTGCAGGCCTTTCTCGCGGGCTTTGGCGGCAAATGCCTCTGAAGTCTCGAGGCGGCGGCTGAACGCAACGACATGGGTCAAAGGAAACGCCGCGGCAAATACGTCGAGATGGCTTCGCGCCTGGGCGCCACACGCCAGAAAACCGATCGTGCCCGCGTCAGTGCGCGCCATGGCGCGAGCCGCCACCAGCGAGATGAGCGCTGTGCGGATCGCCGAAATCCAGACACCGTCCATGATGGCCACCGGCCGTCCGGTTTCGATCTCGTTGAGAACGATCAGCGGCATGAAGTCCGGCACACCATTGCTGTTGCCGGGGAAATAGCCGAACCATTTGAAAGCCGCATAGCCCGGGCGATCCATCACCGCGCCTTTGCCGCGGAAGATGTTGGCCCCGCCGGCGCTGATCGTGACCTTGGGATGCGACCAGACCCCGCCTTCCGCGCGGCGAAGGAAGGCATGCCGGAGTGCTGCCTCCAACTCGCCGACCTGCGCATCGCATGCAACGACATCCGCCTGCGACAGGTACAGCAGCTCATCAGTCGCGACATTCAGCGTCATGGCGCAGCCTTCGCAGCGCTCAACCAATCTATCGCCATCGCCGCACGCATGTGATCCA includes:
- a CDS encoding ornithine cyclodeaminase family protein, translated to MTLNVATDELLYLSQADVVACDAQVGELEAALRHAFLRRAEGGVWSHPKVTISAGGANIFRGKGAVMDRPGYAAFKWFGYFPGNSNGVPDFMPLIVLNEIETGRPVAIMDGVWISAIRTALISLVAARAMARTDAGTIGFLACGAQARSHLDVFAAAFPLTHVVAFSRRLETSEAFAAKAREKGLQARAVSDPRAAIEGCDIVISSIPHGVADNRQLDANWVEPGTFVSSVDLGFGWKRDSLAAFDRTVTDDREQSTAGPNGILNYDGPFAGDIADLVSGRIAGRTHRDERNALIFSGAGLADLAAAAFIYEAARAKGIGTRLPR